The Prunus persica cultivar Lovell chromosome G8, Prunus_persica_NCBIv2, whole genome shotgun sequence genome includes a region encoding these proteins:
- the LOC18768561 gene encoding 60S ribosomal protein L10 produces MGRRPARCYRQIKNKPYPKSRFCRGVPDPKIRIYDVGMKKKGVDEFPFCIHLVSWEKENVSSEALEAARIACNKYMTKFAGKDTFHLRVRVHPFHVLRINKMLSCAGADRLQTGMRGAFGKPLGTCARVAIGQVLLSVRCKDSNKHHAHEALRRSKFKFPGRQKIIESRKWGFTKFSRADYVRLKAENRIVPDGVNAKLLGCHGSLALRRPGGAFIDAAVN; encoded by the exons ATGGGACGAAGACCAGCCAGGTGCTACCGCCAGATCAAGAACAAACCCTACCCGAAATCGCGTTTTTGCCGTGGTGTTCCGGATCCGAAGATCCGAATCTACGATGTGggcatgaagaagaagggcGTGGATGAGTTTCCTTTCTGCATCCACCTCGTTTCTTGGGAGAAAGAAAACGTTTCGAGCGAAGCCCTCGAGGCCGCCCGTATTGCCTGCAACAAGTACATGACTAAGTTCGCCGGAAAGGACACGTTTCATTTGCGAGTTAGGGTTCATCCTTTCCATGTTCTCAGGATCAACAAGATGCTTTCTTGCGCCGGAGCCGATAGGCTTCAGACTGGTATGCGAGGTGCTTTTGGGAAGCCCCTCGGTACTTGTGCTAGGGTTGCTATTGGTCAGGTGCTTCTCTCCGTTCGCTGCAAAGACAGCAACAAGCACCACGCTCATGAGGCTCTGCGCCGCTCCAAGTTCAAGTTCCCTGGGCGTCAAAAGATCATTGAGAGCAGGAAATg GGGCTTTACCAAGTTCAGCAGAGCTGACTATGTCAGGTTGAAGGCAGAGAATCGTATTGTTCCTGATGGTGTCAATGCCAAG CTTTTGGGATGCCATGGATCTTTGGCGTTGCGCCGTCCTGGAGGAGCATTCATAGACGCTGCTGTGAACTGA
- the LOC18767924 gene encoding probable U3 small nucleolar RNA-associated protein 11, producing MSSLRNAISRRAHKERAQPESRKKFGLLEKHKDYVERAKAYHKKEETLRRLKEKAAFRNPDEFYFKMIKTRTVNGVHKLESQANKYTQEELLLMKTQDIGYILQKVQSEKKKIEKLTATLHSLDNRPSSRHVYFAEDREEAKEIQSRSKSGTMPASEDIPDHIKRKTASSYRELEARRNRVNELEKIYTDMAMQKELQKKGRKRKLREDEVVCPTSKPVFKWRAERKR from the exons ATGTCGTCCCTAAGGAATGCTATTAGCAGGCGGGCTCACAAGGAACGAGCTCAACC GGAATCGAGGAAAAAATTTGGGCTTCTTGAAAAGCACAAGGACTATGTTGAGCGTGCAAAAGCATATCACAAGAAGGAGGAGACTTTACGG AGACTGAAGGAGAAAGCGGCCTTTAGAAACCCAGATGAGTTCTACTTCAAGATGATCAAGACTCGAACTGTTAATGGAGTCCATAAATTAGA GAGTCAGGCAAACAAGTACACTCAAGAAGAGCTCTTACTCATGAAGACCCAAGATATTGGATACATACTTCAGAAAGTTCAGAGTGAGAAAAAG aaaattgaaaagttgaCTGCGACACTCCACTCTCTTGATAATCGGCCTTCAAGTAGACACGTTTACTTTGCTGAAGACAG GGAGGAGGctaaagaaattcaatcacgtTCAAAAAGTGGAACCATGCCTGCTTCTGAGGACATTCCTGATCATATAAAAAG GAAAACAGCTTCTTCCTACAGAGAGCTAGAAGCAAGGAGGAATAGAGTCAATGAGTTGGAGAAAATCTATACGGATATGGCAATGCAGAAGGAATTACAG AAAAAGGGTAGAAAACGCAAACTACGGGAAGATGAGGTTGTCTGCCCAACATCCAAACCTGTATTCAAGTGGCGGGCTGAGCGTAAGCGTTGA
- the LOC18766642 gene encoding plastid division protein PDV2, whose product MEEEGIGLVLARATELRLKISNCIHKANDPPPKRENGIQADGEAGDEDREEEEEEEEDDDDEAHKLFNICDALESLENQLSSLQALQQQQRYEREVALSEMESSRKMLLNKLKEYKGNDLEVIHEASAFAGETVEHNNDLLLPPYPSRSPHTFCLENGYLPPTHKSLRNGIINSDPTNEEKKKLSETDRDEVKTGSKNSRGLGFVLSTAAKTVLTIVGVASVLSLSGFGPRFVRSNTTFKISGLSQQPLSKEKRSTIECPPGRVLVVEDGKARCVVKERVEVPFSSAVARPDVNYGCG is encoded by the exons atggaAGAAGAAGGTATAGGGTTGGTTCTGGCAAGAGCTACAGAGCTGAGGTTGAAGATCAGCAACTGCATCCACAAAGCTAATGACCCACCACCCAAAAGGGAAAATGGAATCCAAGCTGATGGTGAAGCAGGAGATGAAGAccgagaagaagaagaagaagaagaagaagatgatgatgatgaggcgCATAAGCTTTTCAACATATGCGATGCCCTTGAATCCCTTGAGAACCAGCTCTCTTCCTTACAG GCTTTGCAACAGCAGCAAAGGTATGAAAGGGAAGTTGCCCTTTCTGAGATGGAAAGCAGTCGAAAGATGCTACTCAACAAGCTTAAGGAGTACAAAGGGAATGATTTGGAAGTGATACATGAAGCTTCTGCTTTTGCTGGTGAAACAGTAGAGCACAACAACGATCTCTTGCTTCCTCCATATCCAAGCCGGTCTCCACACACTTTTTGCCTAGAAAATGGCTATTTGCCACCTACACACAAGTCTCTACGAAATGGGATAATCAATAGTGATCcaacaaatgaagaaaagaagaaattgagcGAGACAGACAGAGATGAGGTGAAAACTGGATCCAAAAACTCAAGAGGGTTGGGATTTGTCCTAAGCACAGCGGCCAAGACCGTGCTTACTATTGTTGGCGTGGCATCTGTGTTAAGCTTGTCTGGTTTTGGTCCTAGATTTGTGAGAAGTAATACCACTTTCAAAATATCAGGCCTTTCTCAGCAACCACtgagtaaagaaaagagaTCGACAATTGAATGCCCCCCGGGGAGAGTCCTTGTTGTGGAAGACGGGAAAGCTCGATGCGTTGTGAAAGAGAGAGTTGAAGTTCCGTTCTCATCAGCTGTTGCAAGACCAGATGTAAACTATGGTTGCGGTTAA